A DNA window from Drosophila pseudoobscura strain MV-25-SWS-2005 chromosome 2, UCI_Dpse_MV25, whole genome shotgun sequence contains the following coding sequences:
- the osy gene encoding ABC transporter G family member 20 yields MDAAADGLPPAAPAAAATTANSDLDLAARRRLFISQPSTLATRRQQAVCVRRAHKMYGSTKNPNVVLDGLNMTVPKGSIYGLLGASGCGKTTLLSCIVGRRRLNSGEIWVLGGRPGSRGSGVPGPRIGYMPQEIALYGEFTMRETLIYFGIISAMPRSDIEDRTEFLLKLLNLPNGSKFVKNLSGGQQRRVSLAVALLHEPELLILDEPTVGVDPVLRQSIWDHLVDITRNGHTTVIITTHYIDECAQAHMIGLLRGGKMLAEESPDYLRQQYNADSLEAVFLKLSVMQNMGKRRRSSIAQEIVEQVTVPAISNPALDMSDEQHAAEISGEFGDNISMSSAARDPITSTAPVAPPLPPAQEIPASFWYNLHVMQSHHLHALIWKNFLWMMRNVGVMLFIVGLPVVQILLFCYAIGHDPTGLKVAVANHEMSEEMIMQQFCPVNSGCNQTMLSCRYIDMLVKNKSMVVKYVDDDEAAYEEVKRGKAWAALVIQPNYTSALMERVEDGRYAEDATIEASDLGVRMDWSNQQISTLLYRDLQYTFFDFVESMLTECEVNPKLGRVPVSTEQPIYGYRNPNFTDFAAPGVILTIIFFLSVAITSGAMLIERNEGMLERCLVAGITGPEILLSQVVTQFTVMLSQTIFVLIVSFYFFELTLVGDIWLVVALCILNGLCGMSFGFVISCAVDTERTATYVAMGSFLPIVMLCGIIWPIEGMFPLLQFATAFLPLTKPTESMRSILQRGWGIDNPTVYNGFISISSWVLVFLVLTILLLKFKKG; encoded by the exons CTATGGTCTTTTGGGCGCGTCTGGATGCGGCAAGACGACTCTGCTCAGCTGCATCGTTGGCCGGCGTCGTCTCAATTCGGGAGAGATTTGGGTGCTCGGCGGACGGCCGGGATCCCGTGGTTCCGGTGTGCCAGGACCCCGAATTGGCTATATGCCACAG GAGATAGCCCTTTACGGCGAGTTCACAATGCGTGAGACCTTAATATACTTTGGCATTATCTCGGCCATGCCACGCAGCGACATCGAGGATCGCACCGAATTCCTGCTCAAATTGCTCAATTTGCCAAATGGCTCGAAATTTGTCAAGAATTTGAGTGGCGGCCAGCAGCGACGCGTGAGTCTGGCCGTGGCCCTACTCCACGAGCCGGAACTGCTCATTCTCGACGAGCCCACAGTGGGCGTGGATCCGGTGCTGCGACAGAG CATCTGGGATCATTTGGTGGACATTACAAGAAATGGTCACACAACTGTGATAATCACCACGCATTACATAGATGAGTGTGCCCAGGCGCATATG ATTGGATTGCTACGCGGTGGCAAGATGTTAGCCGAGGAGTCGCCGGACTATCTGAGGCAGCAGTACAATGCGGACTCACTGGAAGCTGTTTTCCTTAAGCTCTCGGTGATGCAGAATATGGGCAAGCGTCGTCGCTCCTCCATTGCCCAGGAGATAGTCGAACAGGTGACGGTCCCAGCCATCTCCAATCCTGCCCTGGACATGTCCGATGAGCAGCATGCCGCTGAGATTTCCGGCGAGTTCGGCGACAACATATCGATGTCCTCTGCTGCCCGGGACCCCATCACCAGCACAGCCCCAGTTGCTCCGCCCTTGCCGCCTGCACAGGAGATACCCGCCTCCTTCTGGTACAACCTGCATGTGATGCAATCGCATCATCTGCACGCGCTCATTTGGAAGAACTTCCTCTGGATGATGCGGAATGTGGG GGTAATGCTGTTCATTGTGGGCCTGCCTGTGGTCCAGATTCTGCTGTTCTGCTATGCCATCGGCCATGATCCTACCGGGCTCAAAGTGGCCGTGGCGAATCACGAGATGTCTGAGGAAATGATTATGCAACAATTCTGTCCAGTGAACTCCGGATGCAATCAGACAATGCTGAGCTGCCGCTATATCGATATGCTGGTCAAGAACAAGAGCATGGTTGTG AAATATGTGGACGACGACGAGGCCGCCTACGAAGAGGTGAAGCGCGGCAAGGCCTGGGCCGCTTTGGTAATCCAACCAAACTACACCTCGGCCCTAATGGAGCGTGTAGAGGATGGCCGATATGCAGAGGATGCCACCATCGAGGCCTCCGATCTGGGGGTGCGCATGGACTGGTCCA ATCAACAAATCTCTACGCTGCTATACCGGGACCTACAGTACACATTCTTTGACTTTGTGGAGAGCATGCTGACCGAATGCGAGGTGAATCCCAAGCTCGGGCGCGTGCCCGTCTCAACTGAGCAGCCCATCTATGGCTATCGGAATCCCAACTTTACGGACTTCGCCGCGCCCGGCGTGATACTGACCATTATCTTCTTCCTGTCCGTGGCCATAACATCGGGTGCTATGCTGATTGAACGCAACGAGGGAATGCTGGAGCGGTGCCTGGTGGCGGGCATCACGGGCCCCGAAATCCTGCTCTCACAGGTGGTCACACAGTTCACGGTTATGCTCAGTCAGACGATCTTCGTTCTTATCGTCAGCTTCTACTTCTTTGAGCTAACTTTGGTGGGCGATATCTGGCTGGTGGTGGCTCTGTGCATCCTCAACGGCCTGTGCGGCATGAGCTTTGGGTTTGTCATCTCGTGCGCCGTCGACACGGAGAGGACGGCCACTTATGTGGCCATGGGCTCATTTCTGCCCATCGTGATGCTGTGCGGCATCATTTGGCCCATCGAGGGCATGTTCCCGTTGCTGCAGTTCGCCACCGCCTTCCTGCCGCTGACCAAACCCACGGAATCGATGCGTTCCATCCTGCAACGCGGCTGGGGCATCGACAATCCCACTGTCTACAATGGCTTCATTTCGATTTCGTCATGGGTGCTGGTGTTCCTTGTGCTCACCATCCTTTTGCTCAAATTCAAGAAAGGATAA